In Granulicella mallensis MP5ACTX8, the sequence GACGTGCCCAGGTATTCCATTGTCGTCCCGTTTCATAACGAAGAAGAGAACGTAACGAAGCTCTATGACCGCGTAAAGGACGTGATGGAACACGTCAACGCGAGTTTTGAGATGGTCTTCGTCGATGACGGTTCTCGCGATCGCACCTACCGCCTGCTGGAGGAGATCGCCGCCGTCGATTCACGTGTATTGCTGGTCAAGCTGCGCCGGAACTTCGGCCAGACGTCGGCGCTGGCTGCTGGTTTCGACCACTCCTCCGGGGAGTATGTCCTGGCGATGGACGGCGATCTGCAGCATGATCCCAACGAGATTCCGACGTTTCTCGCCAAGCTGGAAGAGGGCTACGACGTCGTCAGTGGATGGCGTGCGCAGCGGGGCGACAACATGGTGATGCGGCGGATTCCGTCGCGCATCGCCAATTGGTTGATGGCGAAGCTCTCGGGTGTGGATATCCACGACTTCGGCACGACGTTCAAGGCCTATCGCCGCGAGGTGATCCACAATATTCCGCTGTACGGGGAGATGCACCGCTTCATCCCCGCGCTGGCGAGCTGGTACGGTGCGAGCATCTGTGAGATTCCGATCTCGAATCCGGCACGCGAAGCGGGGCAGAGCCACTATGGCATCTCGCGCACATTCCGGGTGTTCTTCGATCTGCTGACCATTCGATTTCTGCTCAAGTACATGACGCGCCCGCTGCACTTTTTCGGAAGCATCGGCGCGCTCGCTATGGTTTCAGGCGGGGGCATCGCGACGTGGCTGCTGATCTACAAGCTGATCTCAGGTCATGCTGTTGCGGGGGAACATGCACCCTGGTTCATCATCGCCGGTGTGCTGATTCTGGCAGGCATTCAACTCATCGGGGTCGGCTTGCTCGGCGAACTCCAGGTGCGGCACTTCTTTACGCAGACGCAGCGCACGCCCTATACGGTGGACCGCGTCGTGCGGATGAAGCCCTCAGAAGAAAGCCTGCTGCACTGAGCCCGCGCTTTGGAACGGGAGCAGTCCGTCTTTGTGCGCCGGAAGAGCCGATTTGCCGTGCCCGTTTACTCGGGACGCAGATAGAACTCGATGCGCAAGCCGTCGGGATCGTCCAGCCAGATAAATTCCTTCAAACCATACTGGTCCAGCTTCAATCCGCTATGCGAGATTCCGGAGCTGTCCAGTTGTGTCTGAATGGCTTCAAGTTCCGCAAGACTGCGAACGCCGAAGGCGATGTGATTCAAGCCGACGCGTTCCTTGTCCTGCATTCCTGCGTGGTTCTCGACCGTACTCGTGAAAAACAGACGAGTGTCGCCTACCACGTACAGAAGGCTATCTTCAGCTCTTTCAAGGGGTTGGCCGAGAAGTGCCTGGTAAAAACGCTCCGTCCTATCGAGCCCTGAGACGCGGAAGACCAGATGGTCGACAAATCCGGGATAGGTCATAGGCAGCTCTCTTGCTCATAAAAAGGGATAGGCCTGTGTCACCAGCCAGAACACTTCTGCAGGATATCCCGGCTTCAAACCAGCTCTAAACTCTCCCACTGCCATCGGACTGTAACAACCGTTATGTATGATAGACGACATAGCCCGGCGGGCAGACCTGCGATCTACGAATCACTCCCCTCGATTCGTTCCATTGTAAAGACACTCACTGAAGCCACCGCACTCGTACGAGGAAAGGTTGGATTCGTTGAGCGTCCATCTTATAAACCCTAGCGACAACTCTTTTGGTACTGCCGTCATTACCCCCAGATGGCTGTTTGTATTGGCTGCGGCAACGCCGCAAATAGCAGGGGATCCCATCCTTGTCGACGAATCCCTGGAGCAGGTTGTTCCGGAGAGCATTCAGGCCGGAGACATCGTCGGCATCAGCGTTCATACCGGCAATGCGCTGCGTGGATACGAAGTGGGCCGCATGGCCCGTGGCCGCGGCGCCTGGGTGGTATACGGCGGCATTCACGCTACGCTCTTTCCCGAAGAGGCCTTCGAGCGTGGTGAAGCGCACGCTGTTGTAAAGGGCGATGGCGATATCGCCTGGGGCAAGGCCGTTGTCGATTGCCTGGCGGGCACGCCGGAGCGGATCTATGAGGGCGGCCGCATCGATGGTGACCAGTTCCTCGCAGCGCGCTGGGACCTGATGCCTCCTGAGAAATATATGTGGGCCTCGGTGCAGACGATTCGCGGATGCCCGAAGCACTGCTCATTTTGCAGCGTCTGGCGGACCGATGGACAGCAGCCGCGGCAGCGCCGGTTCCAGAGTGTGATCGATGAGATCGTCGATCTGCGACGTCTTGGTTTCCGGTTTATTGCCCTGGCCGACGACAACTTCTACCCGGTAACGCTGACCGATCTGCGCCTCGCCCGTGAACAGAACAACACTGCCAAGGTCGACGAGTTGATGGCGATCCGCACGGAGCGCTTTCAGCTCATGGAAGAGCTGGCGAAGCTGCCGAAGGACATGGTGTTCTTCACGCAGATCACGATGGAGGCTGGAGAAGACGGCGAGTATCTCGACGCCATGCGGAAGGCCAACATCAAGGGGGCGCTTGTAGGCGTGGAAGCCGTGACTCCGGAAGGTCTCAAGGCTGTCTTCAAGGACTTCAACTACTCCGGCGACGCCTTGGCGAAGCAGTTGCAGACATTCAAGAAGCATGGTGTGCACGTTCTCGGCTCGTTTATCTTCGGGCTTCCGACCGATAAACCGGCTACCTTTGACGCCACGGTAGAGATGGCTTTGAAGGCCGGTGTAACCTTCGCCCAGTTCGTGATGATGACGCCGTTCCCCGGAACGATCGATTTTGGACGCTGGGAGAAGGAGCAGGCCAAGGACCCCACGATGGTGGGCGATGTGCCGATCACGCGCTACTGGCTGATTCCAACGGCAGTCCGTCCCAAGATGTTCACACCCCATCCTTCGATGAGCTCGGACGAGATTCGCGAGCGGACGCAGAAGGTCTGGGACAGGTTCTACAACTGGAGCGCGATCTGGCAGCGGTCTGCCTGCACGCCGAACCTGAAGTCCAGGGTCGCGTTCATGTTCCTCTCCAAGCTCTATCGGCAGATGTATGCCGGGACGGGAATCTCCACGGACAGCGCTCGCCGTAAGAAGTCCAAGTCGTGGGCGCGCTGGACGGCAAGACAGTGCAAGAAGCTGTTCCAGGCAAAGCCGATGCCGGAACTGCAGTCGCCTGTATGGGCACTGCCCTCGACAGTGAAACTGCTGCGGACGGCGTTAGTGGCAGGAATGCCGCAAGAGACACCGTTTGTGGTGTTGCCAAGGGAGTAAATTGGGCGCCCTGATGCTTCGGCATCAGGGCGTTTCCGGGACCAGGTAGTGTCTGACGAATCGGGATAACGATTCACCTATTTTGTTCCCCCACAGATCCGTCATCCTGAGCGGAGCATCTCGCGCTTTTGCGAGAGCGGAGTCGAAGGACCCCGAAGAGCTTGATCTCACCCGGGATGTTGGGACATTTTCCAGCACGAGAGTCCAGGCTCGAGCGCTTGGGGTTGAAAAGGTGCAAAAGGTTTGGGCAAGAGGATAACCCTCGGGGTCCTTCGACTGCGCGTCCCCAAAGGCTGGGACGCTTCGCTCAGGATGACGATTCTGTGGGGGGACGAAGAACAAAGCTATGCGTGGAGCGAGCTTGATTTCACTCTACAACCGCTATCCCCGGCTGGCAGGCGCTTTCGATTTAGTGAAGGCCGCCGTACACTAAAGGTCCGCCAACATTCGTTAAATGTTGCCTTTGCGGTACTGCATCTCCTCGTCATGCTCTCCATGGGAGACAGGCGGAGTCAATCTACTTATGCTTTCTCTTTCTTCACTGGGCCGCCCCGTGGCCAGGTTGTCTTTACGCGCCGGTCGCCGGCGCCGATCCGCCTGTGCCCTCCTTCTGCTCGCTGCATTTGGAACCGCGGCCCATGCCGTTATCGTGCGCGGTCATGTGACCGATGTGCTGGGCAGGCCCGTGCCTGGAGCCCGTGTGCAGCTCATCGAGTCGGGTAAGGTGTCGGCCATCGCGTATTCGGAGGAAGATGGGTCCTATGAGATTCGCTATGCGGGTGCTGGCCGGTTCATCCTGCTGGGCTCGATAAGGGGATTTTTCCCTTCCATCGGCGAAGACTTCTATAGCGGAACGACGGATGTCCTGGAGAAGGATGTCGTGATGGCGACGAATACGGTGCGCCAGGAGGTCTCCGTGGCGGCGACGGGCATTCCGACGCCTCTGCCGCAGCTCACAGCTCCGGTTAGCGTCATCCAGGGAGAGACGCTCGATACACGCCTTGGTGTGGTCGATGAGATGCGTCAGATCCCGGGAGCCTTCCTGGTACAGACGGGCCAGACAGGCGGGGTGACTTCGTTATTTCTGCGTGGCGGCAACTCGACCGCAAACCTGGTGATGATCGATGGAGTCCCTGCCGACGATGTAGGCGGCACCTTCGACTTTGGCACGGTCAGTTCGACGGCGGTGGGCCGCATGGAGCTGCTTCGGGGGCCGGATTCGGCAATGTATGGAACGGACGCCGGATCGAGCGTGATCTCAATCGAGACACCGCGCGGTACGACGGCGGTCCCCCTGTTGACTTACTCGGGCGATGCGGGCAACCTGCACACCTGGCGTAATGAGGCGACGCTGAGTGGAACGCTGCAGAAGTTCGACTACTTTGGCGCCGTGTCGCGACTCGATACGTCGAATGCGCTGCAGCTCGACCGGTATCACTCTGTGACGTCGGCGCTCAACCTTGGCTACGACATCAACGGCAATACGCAGGTGCGGTTTACGATCCGCAACGCGGATTCGGCGACCGGTGTGCCCGGACCGCATGATTTCTGGGGAATCTCGGACGACAGCAAGCTGGGGGATCAGGACCTGTACTCAGGGCTGACCCTCGAGAACCGCTACAAGGGAAATTGGCACAATCTGTTCCGCTACAGCATCGCCCGCAAGCGCGAGCAGCAACAGCAGTTCGGCCAGCAGGGAACCCCCATCACGTTCGAACAGGGGCAGCCCGATCAGTACACCGCGTACTTCGGTCCGGTAGTCACGATTCGGGGAGCGAATGGCTATACGGCTACAGGGCAGACGGAAGTGTATGGCGACAATACCGATCAGGATTCCAATCGCGACCAGCTCTATTACCAGAGCGACTATAGCTTCTCGCGGCATTTCATCGGGCTATTCGGGTTCCGCTACGACAACGAGCGCGGCAGCTTCAACGACGCCGATATCTTTGAGCATGAGAAGACGCAACGTACCAACTTCGAGTACAACCTCCAGTTCCAGGGTGAGTTCTTCAGCCGGCTGTTCTACTCGGCTGGCGGTGCGGTAGAGAAGAACCATCTTTATGGCATTGCAGGGACGCCCCGGCTGGGGCTGACCTATGTTCCGGTACGCCCGTCGGGCAAGCTCTTCCACGGCACACGGCTGCGTGCCAACTTCGCGACCGGCGTGCAGGAGCCGACGCTGGCGATCGAGTTCCAGAGTCTGTATACGCAGCTGCTGAACGCCGGCGATACGGCGGATATTGCGCTGTATCACGTTACACCGCAGTCGGCGCAGCGCTCCCGGACCTACGATGTGGGGATCGACCAGAACATTCTCGGCGAGAAGCTGACGCTGAAGGCCGGCTATTTTCACAATGTCTTCGACCGGCAGCTTGAGGGCGTCGGCAATGCTGCGCTGGCGCAGTACTTCAACCTGAATATCAATCCGGGTGTCGGGCTCTATGAGGCGTATCTGAACTCGCTGGCGTACCGCGCGCAGGGCGAAGAGATCGAACTGGCGTGGCAGCCCAAGCCGAGCGTGCTGGTACGCGGCGGCTATACGAACCTCGATTCGAGGGTGCTGCAGTCGTTCGCCTCTGACGCGGTGGCAGCCGCCGAAGGGACTCCGACCGAGAACCCGAATCTGGCGGGAATCGCGATTGGGGCGGAGAGTCCGCTGGTTGGGGCAAGGCCCTTTCGGCGAGCGCCCAGCACGGGCTATTTCGATGCGCAGTACATGCGGCGGAAGTTTACCGTGGCGCTCAAGGGCGCGTTGGCCAGCCGCAGCGACGACTCTACGTACCTGGGTTATTCCGACGCCACCGGCGGCAACACGCTTCTTCTGCCCAACCACGACCTGGATTTCGGCTATGTGAAGCTCGACCTGGGAATGACCTACGCGATGCCTCACCACCTGCTTTTCTTCACGCAGATCGACAATCTATTGAATAACCAGCACATCGGGCCGATCGGCTATCCTGGGCTTCCGCTGACCTTTCGGTCGGGCCTGAAGATCCGGTTGGGTGGCAATTAGTCGTTCTCTAGCCCAAAAACTGGAAGATCCAGGAACTAGAGTGGCAGGGCTATTCAAACAAAATACTGACATCTCACGATTCTTTTACGCGTCTATAGTAGTGAAGGGGTTAGACATGATTACTTTTCGCCGTGCATTGCTTGTTTCTTCCTTAGCCGCACTCGTTGCGGTTCCGATGTTCGCTCAGGAGATGCCGTCCGAAGGACCGCTACCCACCTCCGCGCTCATTAACGCCGAATCAAAGAACGGTGTTCCGCTCGATCCTGCCATGTTGACTCTGGAGATTAATGGTCATGGGACGCCTCTTACTGGTGTGACTCCCGTTCATCCGGGTGGCACGCAGTTGGCGATCCTGATCGACGATGGTCTGCGGGGCTCTTTCGGCCTGCAACTGCCGGACCTGAAGAAGTTCATCAATGACCTGCCGCCCGGTGTACAGGTGATGGTCGGTTATATGCGCAATGGAACGGTGCAGGGAACCGGCTTTACGACCGACCACGCAGCGGCCACCAGCGTGCTGCGTTTGCCCATCTCCGCGCCGGGTGTCGATTCGAGCCCATACTTCTGCCTTTCGGAGATCTCCAAGCACTGGCCGTCGAACAAGCCCGCCGCGCGCTTTGTGATGATGATTACCAACGGTGTCGATCCCTATAACGGCAGCACCTCGATCCTGAATCAGGACAGTCCCTATGTCCAGACTGCCCAGGAAGACGCCCAGCGTGCTGGTGTAGCCGTCTACTCGATTGCGTTTACAGAAGCCGGTATGCGCGGTCGGCGGGGAAGCTTCAGCGGTCAGAGCTATCTGAGCCAGGTTGCCGAGGCTACGGGTGGCCGTTCCTTCTACCAGGGTTTTGGCAATCCCGTCTCCCTGGGGCCGTTCCTTGATGATTTCCGTAAGGCGATCAACGAGAGCTACACCATCAACTTCATGGCGAATGCACCCCTCTCGAAGCGCGATACGCTCACCCGTATCAAGGTGAGAACCAGCCAGCCTGGGGTCAAGGTCCATGGACCGGATGGTGTCCATCCGGGTGTTGTGGCGGAGTAACCTGGAATTACAGCCGTTTTCAGCCAGACATAAGGCTTTAACGCAGAGGCGCGGAGGTTTCGCGAAGGTCGCAATGGATGCCATTGCAGCTTTCCCGAAACCTCCGCGCTTTTTGCATTAAGTGATTCGCTCTTTCTTACACATATTCCATTCAACTTCGCGCTGTACCATTGCAATAGAAGTGAGAGGTGTATGAGCGAAGGCCGCTGGGTATTGTTGATTGCGAGTGAGGTGGGTGGCACGGATTCCGTTTCGGATCGTGCCATGGAGCGTTTGGTCGAAGCCATTGGAAAAGAAGGTTACGAAGTTGTCAGGACTTCGACGCCTGAAGATGGATTATCGCTGGTAACCTCGGATCCCTCGCATAGCGCGATTTTGCTGGACTGGGACCTCGAAGGGGAGAACCAGTTCGACGAACGCGCCGCGCTCAAGATCCTCCGCGCCGTTCGCCGCCGCAATAAGAAGATCCCGATCTTTCTGATTGCGGACCGTACGCTTGTCAGCGAACTGCCGCTGGAGGTCGTCAAGCAGGTGCATGAGTACATCCACCTCTTCGGCGATACACCCGCGTTCATCGCCAACCGCGTGGACTTCGCGGTCGAGCGCTATCACGAGCAGTTGCTGCCTCCTTACTTCCGCGAACTCAAGAAGTACACCGACCAGGGTGCATACTCGTGGGACGCGCCAGGGCATATGGGCGGCGTCGCCTACCTGAAGCACCCGATCGGCATGGAGTTCCACAAGTTCTTCGGCGAAAACATCATGCGGTCCGATCTCGGCATTTCGACCTCGCCGTTGGGATCGTGGCTGGACCATATCGGGCCTCCGGGAGAGAGCGAACGCAACGCTGCCCGCATCTTCGGCGCCGACTGGACGTTCTTCGTGCTGGGCGGTTCGTCCACCTCCAACCAGATTGTGGGCCACGGCGTAATCGCGCAGGACGACATCGTGCTCGCTGACGCGAACTGCCATAAGTCGATCTGCCACTCGCTTACGATTACTGGTGCGCGTCCGGTGTACTTCAAGCCCACGCGCAATGGCTACGGCATGATCGGGCTCGTCCCCATCAAGCGCTTCAGCCCGGAGAACGTCCAGGCGTTGATCGATAAGAGTCCCTTCTGCGCCGGTGCGCCGGTGAAGAAGGCGACCTATGCGGTCGTCACGAATTCGACCTACGACGGCCTCTGCTATGACGTGAATCGCGTTGTCGAAGAGCTGGCCAAGAGCGTTCCGCGCATCCACTTCGACGAGGCCTGGTACGCCTACGCCAAGTTCCACGAGATCTATCGTGGACGCTTCGCCATGGGAGTTCCGGATGAGATTCCCGATCGTCCGACCATCTTTTCCGTGCAGTCCACGCACAAGATGCTGGCAGCGTTCTCGATGGCGTCGATGGTGCACATCAAGCTCAGCCAGCGCGCACCACTGGACTATGACCAGTTCAACGAGTCGTTCATGATGCATGGGACGACCTCGCCGTTCTATCCGCTGATCGCTTCGCTCGACGTCGCAGCAGCCATGATGGACGAGCCTGCCGGCCCCACGCTGATGAGCGAGACGCTGCAGGATGCGATCAGCTTCCGCAAGGCCATGTCGTCGGTGGCACACCGTCTGCGCGCTGCGGAGCAGGGTTGGTTCTTCCGGCTCTATCAGCCGGAGTACGTCTTCGATCCGCTCGACGGTGAGACCTACCTGTTTGAGGAAGCTGCCGATGGTTTGCTGACGAATCGTTCCAGTTGCTGGACTCTAAAGCCCGGCGAAGACTGGCATGGCTATCAGGATGAGGACATCGCGGACGACTATTGCATGCTCGATCCGTCGAAGGTGACGATCCTTACGCCGGGTGTCAACGCACAGGGAGTGGTCAGCGATTGGGGCATTCCCGCGGCGATCCTCACGGAGTTCCTGGATGGCCGCCGCGTCGAGATCGCGCGCACCGGTGACTACACCGTGCTGGTGCTGTTCTCGGTCGGAACCAGTAAAGGGAAGTGGGGCGCGCTGCTCGAGAACCTCTTCGAGTTCAAGCGGCTCTACGACAGCGAAGCTCCGCTGGAAGAGGCATTGCCTGAACTGGTGCTGAAGTATCCGGCGCGTTACCGCAACGTGACGCTGAAAGAGCTGAGCGATGAGATGCACATGGTGATGCAGCAGCTCAATCTCTCGGGCCTGGTGAACGCGGCGTGCGACGAGGACTTCGATCCAGTTCTTACGCCGGCACAGACGTACCAGAAGCTCCTGCGCGGCGAGACGGAGAAGATCAAGTTCTCGGAGATGGCAGGCCGCATCGCTGCCGTGATGCTGGTGCCGTACCCGCCGGGCATTCCGATGAGTATGCCGGGCGAACGTCTCGGAGGCCCGGAGAGCCCCGTCATCCGCCTGATTATGGCGATGGAGGAGTTCGGCAAGCGCTTCCCGGGCTTCGAACGCGAGACGCACGGCATCGAGGCTGATGCGAATGGCGAGTACTGGATGCGTGCTGTGATCGAGACTCCCAATGGGAAGCGCAACGGCCGGAATAAACAGCGTCCGCCAAGCTCCGCGCCACCGGTGAAGCGGAGGAAGAAGACGATTCCGCTTCCGGGGGATGATTCACCTCTGGAGCCTGGCGCGCCGGTAAAGATCTCGCCGGAACGGTAGGGTTGGATGTAGGGAATAACGGATAAGGGCATGGCTTCTGGCCATGCCCTTATCCGTTTGCGGTGTTGATGGCATGGCACATTTCGACGGAGCACTCTGGCGCAATCCGGTGTGTTTTGCCGAAATGTGGGGTGATTTGAGGTTTTCCTGTATAGCCTCTCGCGTTATCCCTTGACACTTTGCATCGCAAAGTATTACTTTGTAATGCAAAGTGAAAAGTGCACAAATGCTCTGAATCGCGATCTTGAAGATATTCGCAACATACGCCGCCACAAGTTAGCCCGGAGTCTTTTACCAGCCTGGGCTTGTTTTTTCTCTATCAACTTTGCATTACAAAGTGTATTTGCCACCTAAAGGAGACACGCCGATGAGCACCATCTTTCCGCCGCAACCTGCAACTCCAATCGCCAGTCTTAAGTCGCGTTCTATGGGAACGAAGTTTTTCTTGTTATTTGCCCTGGCAGTGCTGATGAGCCTTCCTGGCTTCTTCGTCGACAGCCTTGCGGATAGCCGCGCCGAACAGAGAGGCGCGGTAACCACCTACAGCAATGGAACACCTCAGCCGCCGCACACAGTACTCGGCATCAAGATGGCGGACTCCTACCGCTCTATCCATCGCTCGCTCAGGTACATCACTTTATTTCTGGGATTGGTGTTCATTACGTATTTTCTTTTCGAGGTCACGGCAAAAAAGCGGGTCCACCCTGGGCAATATGCGCTGGTCGGTGTGGCGCAGACCATCTTCTACCTGCTGTTGCTTTCGTTATCGGAGTTGGTTGGGTTTGACCTTGGATTCCTGATCGCCGGGGCAGCGACGGTGCTGCTCTTTTCCATGAATACCGCATGGCTGTTTGTGAGCCGCAAGCTGGGCCTGCGAGCTCTGGGCGTGTTCAGCCTGCTCTATGCCTTTATCTACGTGCTGCTGAGGCTGGAGAACTATGCGCTCCTAGTCGGCTCCTGCGCGAGCTTTGCCTCCATCGCTGCGACGATGTACTTTACGCGGAACATCGACTGGTACAGCCCCGGCGGCAACGATTCGCCAGCTCCTGCAGGGGCTCCAGCGACCACACACGAATCCTGGTTGAAATGACCTTGTGTGGATGGCCAAATGTACCCTGAACCATTTGGGTGCCCCATTCATGACGGTTTCATGTCATGAGTGGGGTGGCGATGGTTCTAAGACATTCGTGGCAGCTCACTCATGCACAAAGAACGCGCATGAATGGGGCACCCGGCGAACAAGATCCTTCGGCATGGCACTCATCCTACAGCCCACATCTCAAAAGCGAGATGTGGGGCACCCTCTTTGCTTCCTATTTAGACTTGGGCCACCCGCCCGTCGTACACATAGATTGCCGAGCGCTCTCAAATCCTATTTCCTTGCTACCTTCTCAACTAGCTTGATGCAGCCCCAAACGATGGCATAGTCCACTACTCCGACAGGCAGAAGTGTAATACCTGGATAGCTCTTGCTTGTCCAAGGAACGAGCAGAACGAGAGAAGCTTGAAAAGCGACCGTGATCGCTAGCGTCATCCAAAACTATGTGTACTTTTTCAAATCCCAGCAAGCTCTAGCAGCTAAAACCACAACTCCAACCGCGACCAGGGCGGCTCGCCCCCTCCCCGGGTCGCCCAGATATACAAACAAAACAAAAAACGGTAGCCCGCACAAAAGAGCTATAAGAACCCATTTTCGATTAAGTAGATTGGAAGATTTAGTATTGTTCGATTCAACCATTAGTTAGTGCCCCGCCTGACATGCTCGGTAGTCTTTGTAGGTATCGTGCAACCAAGGTATAGATGCTTACACGATTCATTGCAACTCTCTTTCTCGCCCCAGACCAGCAACAAGGCCGCCCCGAAGGGTGGCCAGCTGGCTGGATTTTGCTAAAGGTTATTGCTTCATTTTCTCCATGAACGTGAGCGGCCTGACGAACAGGACTACTTGTCCGGGCTGGGGCTGGACTGTGACTTTACCGCATGTGTTTCTCGAAGCATATCCGTGCTCAAGAACTTCTTTTGTGCTGAAGTTGTTTAGTTCGAGCGGAGAGCGGTTTCCTTCCCCTGACCCACACAACACGTAGGGAACATTGATTAGGAAGGACTCATCGTATTTCACAACGGGATACTTCTCGACGATAGTACTGTGACCCGTCGAGATGGGGATATTCACCTCGTTCGGATTCAGCGTGAGTTGTAGTCGAGCAATGCCGTTGTCGTCCGTGGGGATCGCGATTGCTTCTTTGCGCTCTCCGCCCACCCAGACATTCACGTACGCGGAGGTTCCAACCATAGGGCGTCCATTTCTACCGTCCACCAACTTGATTTCGAGCATCTGAGCAGCAAGTGACATCGCAGGCATGGCCATCAAAACGGTTACAAGCAGGTTGAGCCATCCACGGTGGAAGGATACTTGACGGTGCCCGATCAGCATTTGGGGTATCCTCCCACCTTCGTCATATTCAGGAGCCAATGGAAGAACGCACCAACCGGGTTGTACACGTAGCCGGAGTCGATGTGGAACGTAGCCTGATTCGGCCCAAACGGCACGGTCAGTTGATCGCCATGTCCTCCTGGACTGCTTACGGCATGAAGGGTTGGCCCATAGCCGATGGCGTATGTCCACCAATGAACCGGATAGTAGCCCGTGGATACGCCGGATGTGAGCCATAAATATTCAGGTTCAACGTACCTTGGCCTGAAGGCGCTCCCGTTGAGTAATTGAAAGTGCTGCTGACATTCGCATCTGTATAGTTCGTCCCAAACTGATTATTGGTGGCGTTCAAAATCTTCGCTTGGCATGGCGGAGGAGGCTCCACTTTATTTGGGGCTCGGAGTCGAATTCACGTCCGCAATATTCACATACTTGATTGACACGTTGTCGCTGTGGGACTGCTCTCCATTTATCTCATCTTTTGAGATAGTATTTCCTGCGCAAGAGATCTCGAGGTGAAGTGGATCTTGCCATTTTAAAGTAATGCAATCATGATCTGTTGAGAAAATGACCGAAGGCCCATGCAAAGCGTACCTAAGTTCAACAGGCGAAAAGATATGGTCTCCCATAACTACAAAGATCTCGTCATTATTGAGCGCGTCATTATCTGAGCGCTTTGCGACCATCGCAAACCTACCCGAGGAAGATCGTTGGGTAGACAAAACACTGAAGTCGCCGTGATCGAAATAGCCATGAAAGAGCCCGTAAAGGGCGAATGCTAATACGATCACCGTTGTACAGGCGGCGATTAGTCCCACTCCTAAGGTCTTGTTCACAAATGGCATCCGGCTGCCCTCATCGCTTGCCCCTGTCTAATCTGAGCGTTATTGGTGCCGTGCTCCGCATTTAACATGCTGAGCAGTTGGGCTTGACATGCTGCTGAAA encodes:
- a CDS encoding glycosyltransferase family 2 protein, with amino-acid sequence MPRYSIVVPFHNEEENVTKLYDRVKDVMEHVNASFEMVFVDDGSRDRTYRLLEEIAAVDSRVLLVKLRRNFGQTSALAAGFDHSSGEYVLAMDGDLQHDPNEIPTFLAKLEEGYDVVSGWRAQRGDNMVMRRIPSRIANWLMAKLSGVDIHDFGTTFKAYRREVIHNIPLYGEMHRFIPALASWYGASICEIPISNPAREAGQSHYGISRTFRVFFDLLTIRFLLKYMTRPLHFFGSIGALAMVSGGGIATWLLIYKLISGHAVAGEHAPWFIIAGVLILAGIQLIGVGLLGELQVRHFFTQTQRTPYTVDRVVRMKPSEESLLH
- a CDS encoding VOC family protein, with amino-acid sequence MTYPGFVDHLVFRVSGLDRTERFYQALLGQPLERAEDSLLYVVGDTRLFFTSTVENHAGMQDKERVGLNHIAFGVRSLAELEAIQTQLDSSGISHSGLKLDQYGLKEFIWLDDPDGLRIEFYLRPE
- a CDS encoding B12-binding domain-containing radical SAM protein, which encodes MSVHLINPSDNSFGTAVITPRWLFVLAAATPQIAGDPILVDESLEQVVPESIQAGDIVGISVHTGNALRGYEVGRMARGRGAWVVYGGIHATLFPEEAFERGEAHAVVKGDGDIAWGKAVVDCLAGTPERIYEGGRIDGDQFLAARWDLMPPEKYMWASVQTIRGCPKHCSFCSVWRTDGQQPRQRRFQSVIDEIVDLRRLGFRFIALADDNFYPVTLTDLRLAREQNNTAKVDELMAIRTERFQLMEELAKLPKDMVFFTQITMEAGEDGEYLDAMRKANIKGALVGVEAVTPEGLKAVFKDFNYSGDALAKQLQTFKKHGVHVLGSFIFGLPTDKPATFDATVEMALKAGVTFAQFVMMTPFPGTIDFGRWEKEQAKDPTMVGDVPITRYWLIPTAVRPKMFTPHPSMSSDEIRERTQKVWDRFYNWSAIWQRSACTPNLKSRVAFMFLSKLYRQMYAGTGISTDSARRKKSKSWARWTARQCKKLFQAKPMPELQSPVWALPSTVKLLRTALVAGMPQETPFVVLPRE
- a CDS encoding TonB-dependent receptor produces the protein MLSLSSLGRPVARLSLRAGRRRRSACALLLLAAFGTAAHAVIVRGHVTDVLGRPVPGARVQLIESGKVSAIAYSEEDGSYEIRYAGAGRFILLGSIRGFFPSIGEDFYSGTTDVLEKDVVMATNTVRQEVSVAATGIPTPLPQLTAPVSVIQGETLDTRLGVVDEMRQIPGAFLVQTGQTGGVTSLFLRGGNSTANLVMIDGVPADDVGGTFDFGTVSSTAVGRMELLRGPDSAMYGTDAGSSVISIETPRGTTAVPLLTYSGDAGNLHTWRNEATLSGTLQKFDYFGAVSRLDTSNALQLDRYHSVTSALNLGYDINGNTQVRFTIRNADSATGVPGPHDFWGISDDSKLGDQDLYSGLTLENRYKGNWHNLFRYSIARKREQQQQFGQQGTPITFEQGQPDQYTAYFGPVVTIRGANGYTATGQTEVYGDNTDQDSNRDQLYYQSDYSFSRHFIGLFGFRYDNERGSFNDADIFEHEKTQRTNFEYNLQFQGEFFSRLFYSAGGAVEKNHLYGIAGTPRLGLTYVPVRPSGKLFHGTRLRANFATGVQEPTLAIEFQSLYTQLLNAGDTADIALYHVTPQSAQRSRTYDVGIDQNILGEKLTLKAGYFHNVFDRQLEGVGNAALAQYFNLNINPGVGLYEAYLNSLAYRAQGEEIELAWQPKPSVLVRGGYTNLDSRVLQSFASDAVAAAEGTPTENPNLAGIAIGAESPLVGARPFRRAPSTGYFDAQYMRRKFTVALKGALASRSDDSTYLGYSDATGGNTLLLPNHDLDFGYVKLDLGMTYAMPHHLLFFTQIDNLLNNQHIGPIGYPGLPLTFRSGLKIRLGGN
- a CDS encoding vWA domain-containing protein, whose product is MITFRRALLVSSLAALVAVPMFAQEMPSEGPLPTSALINAESKNGVPLDPAMLTLEINGHGTPLTGVTPVHPGGTQLAILIDDGLRGSFGLQLPDLKKFINDLPPGVQVMVGYMRNGTVQGTGFTTDHAAATSVLRLPISAPGVDSSPYFCLSEISKHWPSNKPAARFVMMITNGVDPYNGSTSILNQDSPYVQTAQEDAQRAGVAVYSIAFTEAGMRGRRGSFSGQSYLSQVAEATGGRSFYQGFGNPVSLGPFLDDFRKAINESYTINFMANAPLSKRDTLTRIKVRTSQPGVKVHGPDGVHPGVVAE